The proteins below come from a single uncultured Carboxylicivirga sp. genomic window:
- a CDS encoding AMP-binding protein: MKQHHPFIIKLVKILFGWLRAILSLRYTIEVKGEDVLKHSSPKLILPNHQAIMDPIVLFAHLYKYTTAVPVVTSGYYDMPVAKTMFSKWGAVRVSDLEAGSRNTNVLEEIVESVNNGFELKKNIVIYPSGQIAAQGFEKIVNKQSAFRVVKDLPQDVEVVAARISGFWGSRWSKAWTGKSPDFFTMILKTFGFLLVNLVFLMPRRKITIEFENITQKAKENSQIGKVEFNQFLEATYNVNGEEPVSYLKAHFMATTLKRDLPSKLKNKLQKVKSKRNKKQEEHVSSETFNQVCLCVEKILDIPSNQIKATDYLQLDLGADSLNLVEILSEVENNFPSFSAPQITEIKTVADLCLAAMGKFESESDLLPSNLSKELTQTGNIKINESASISQLFVHTFSKHKQDPFTYDTMLGSTNRKDFFLKACVVAELLKKKVPEKHVGIMLPALQSTTLLIAACYLAEKIPVMLNWTVGNKVLEHCVETAGVTRILSAGSFIEKVREMLPDSIHSKIILLEKEVPNIDLTTKLKGAIKATFPGLIKTNKPDDTAVILFTSGSEALPKAVPLSHRNIVSDLAAAFDMVDIDRNEIFLSFLPPFHSFGFSVLSILPLISGSKVAYTPNPTDAREVLKVLKHVQANIIISTPGFLKLLLSQGTSYYFKSVHVAISGAEAMSLELKERFENMTPDGIILEGYGITECAPVISLNPQQKQKINSVGKLLPGLSGLIIDIETGKKLAPNEAGMIYIYGDNVFNGYLDQPELKPFKTIDGKQYYKTGDLGYFDEEGYLFITGRLKRFIKIAGEMISLPFIENILLEKYGEEDQQVLAIEGSDKVSPADIVLYTTKDIDLTEANNYLLANGVAAIAKIRRIEKVDEIPLLGTGKINYRALKDKIEQ, encoded by the coding sequence ATGAAGCAACATCATCCATTTATAATAAAGCTTGTTAAAATACTTTTTGGTTGGCTAAGGGCTATTTTAAGTTTGCGATACACCATTGAAGTGAAAGGTGAAGATGTTTTAAAACACTCCTCTCCAAAACTAATTTTACCTAATCATCAGGCCATTATGGACCCCATCGTGTTATTCGCACATTTGTATAAATACACAACAGCGGTGCCGGTTGTAACATCGGGATATTATGATATGCCGGTGGCTAAAACCATGTTTTCGAAATGGGGTGCAGTGCGCGTAAGCGACCTGGAAGCCGGTAGTCGCAACACCAATGTGTTGGAAGAGATTGTTGAATCTGTTAACAATGGATTTGAGCTTAAAAAGAACATTGTTATTTATCCAAGTGGACAAATTGCTGCTCAAGGCTTTGAAAAAATAGTTAACAAGCAAAGTGCCTTTCGTGTAGTGAAAGATTTACCACAAGATGTAGAAGTTGTTGCAGCTCGCATAAGTGGTTTTTGGGGAAGTCGTTGGTCTAAAGCATGGACAGGTAAATCACCTGATTTCTTCACTATGATTTTGAAGACATTTGGTTTTCTGTTGGTTAACCTGGTATTTTTAATGCCTCGAAGAAAAATTACCATCGAATTTGAAAACATTACACAAAAAGCAAAAGAGAATAGTCAGATAGGTAAAGTTGAGTTTAATCAGTTTTTGGAGGCTACTTACAATGTTAACGGAGAAGAACCTGTAAGTTATCTGAAAGCTCATTTTATGGCAACTACACTTAAGCGTGATTTACCTTCTAAATTGAAAAACAAGCTTCAAAAAGTAAAATCAAAACGTAATAAAAAACAAGAAGAACATGTATCTAGCGAAACATTTAATCAGGTTTGCTTATGTGTAGAAAAGATTCTGGATATTCCATCGAATCAAATTAAAGCAACAGACTACCTGCAACTTGATTTAGGAGCAGACTCATTAAATCTGGTTGAAATTCTTTCTGAAGTTGAAAACAACTTTCCTTCGTTTTCAGCACCGCAGATAACAGAAATAAAAACCGTTGCTGATTTGTGCCTGGCTGCAATGGGTAAATTTGAAAGCGAATCGGATTTGCTTCCGTCTAATCTTTCCAAAGAATTGACTCAGACCGGAAATATTAAAATCAATGAAAGTGCCAGTATCTCTCAGCTCTTTGTTCATACTTTCAGCAAACACAAACAAGACCCGTTCACTTATGATACAATGTTGGGATCAACCAATCGTAAGGATTTCTTTTTAAAAGCGTGCGTGGTAGCTGAACTATTAAAAAAGAAAGTACCCGAAAAACATGTGGGTATAATGTTGCCTGCTTTGCAAAGCACTACTTTGCTGATTGCGGCTTGTTACCTGGCAGAAAAAATACCTGTGATGCTTAACTGGACCGTTGGAAATAAAGTATTGGAACATTGTGTAGAAACGGCAGGTGTAACAAGAATTTTATCAGCCGGATCGTTTATTGAAAAGGTTAGGGAGATGCTTCCTGATAGTATTCATTCTAAAATTATATTACTTGAAAAAGAAGTTCCTAACATCGATTTGACAACTAAATTAAAGGGAGCTATTAAGGCTACGTTTCCTGGTTTAATAAAAACCAATAAACCCGACGATACAGCTGTTATCCTGTTTACTTCGGGTAGCGAAGCTTTGCCTAAAGCCGTACCTTTATCGCATCGCAATATTGTAAGTGATTTGGCGGCAGCTTTTGACATGGTAGACATCGACCGCAATGAAATATTTCTATCGTTTTTGCCACCGTTTCATAGCTTTGGTTTTTCGGTTTTAAGCATTTTGCCTTTAATATCGGGTTCGAAAGTTGCGTATACTCCTAATCCAACTGATGCCCGCGAGGTACTAAAAGTACTGAAACACGTTCAGGCCAATATAATAATTAGTACTCCCGGATTTTTAAAACTTCTGCTTTCGCAAGGCACATCCTATTATTTTAAATCGGTTCATGTTGCTATATCCGGTGCCGAAGCAATGTCGTTGGAATTGAAAGAAAGATTCGAAAACATGACTCCCGATGGAATTATTTTGGAAGGATATGGTATTACTGAATGTGCTCCTGTTATTTCGTTGAACCCGCAACAAAAACAAAAAATAAATAGCGTAGGTAAATTGCTTCCGGGTTTATCGGGTTTGATTATCGATATTGAAACAGGTAAGAAACTAGCTCCGAACGAAGCCGGAATGATCTATATTTATGGCGACAACGTTTTTAATGGTTATCTGGATCAACCAGAATTAAAACCATTTAAAACAATTGATGGGAAACAATACTACAAAACAGGTGACCTTGGTTATTTCGACGAGGAAGGATACTTATTTATTACTGGTCGACTGAAGCGATTTATCAAGATTGCCGGTGAGATGATAAGCCTACCTTTTATCGAAAATATTTTACTTGAAAAATATGGTGAAGAAGATCAACAAGTGTTGGCGATTGAAGGAAGTGATAAAGTTTCGCCTGCTGATATTGTTCTGTATACCACCAAAGATATCGACCTAACAGAAGCTAACAATTACTTACTGGCAAATGGTGTTGCTGCCATTGCCAAAATCCGTAGAATTGAAAAAGTAGATGAAATTCCTTTGTTGGGAACAGGTAAGATTAATTATCGAGCATTGAAGGATAAAATTGAACAATAG
- a CDS encoding DUF5723 family protein — protein sequence MKKLLVTFIALLFAIYSYAQLFDGVHSSRYFPLQNIYTQPSDLVFSDYKWNINLFSPQISLVNNMVFNESDFIKTLGRVGFNDLKYFFASEQTLLLARGRILLPSVSYKINPKHSVAFSTNLRVDGIYRSSNDEITNLFKGYDDPDLLEDMADEYFKSVVNQWMEYSFSWSGIIWHQGAHTISGGANIKYLVGGGSGYVDLDGIKVMYGKEKIDYFKVDVSYAINKNLRETIDDGKIDLFGDNGLGFDMGFTYRYKPEGSVNIPYKYKLGFLVGDWGYVKHKDDVRRSTFRVAIDDVPYSRFSGVESIEALVDSLQKSVSIEEINSKAYTMKLPTNFVLSGDYCFHPNWYVNGLLSYQPGFYHNLLSVVNRNIWKVNITPRFENKTWGAYLPITYSSIASKVGLSLRWKYLFMGSSTFVSNLIKEEKGRGEFYFGFNIPIGKLDVSK from the coding sequence ATGAAAAAATTACTGGTAACTTTTATTGCCTTACTATTTGCAATATACTCTTATGCACAGTTGTTTGATGGAGTACACTCCAGTAGATATTTTCCACTTCAGAATATATATACACAGCCTTCCGACTTGGTTTTTTCGGATTATAAATGGAATATTAATCTTTTTTCACCGCAAATAAGTTTGGTCAACAACATGGTTTTTAATGAGTCGGACTTTATAAAAACCTTAGGTAGAGTTGGGTTTAATGATTTGAAATATTTTTTTGCATCGGAGCAAACATTACTATTAGCAAGAGGTAGGATTTTGTTACCTTCTGTTTCGTACAAAATTAACCCAAAACACAGTGTTGCTTTTTCAACCAATCTAAGGGTTGATGGTATTTATCGATCGTCTAATGATGAAATTACTAATTTATTTAAAGGTTATGATGATCCTGATCTATTAGAGGATATGGCCGATGAGTATTTTAAATCGGTTGTGAATCAGTGGATGGAATATTCTTTCTCATGGTCAGGAATTATTTGGCATCAAGGTGCTCATACTATTAGTGGTGGTGCTAATATAAAATATTTAGTAGGAGGCGGTTCAGGCTATGTTGATTTAGATGGAATTAAAGTGATGTATGGTAAAGAAAAAATTGACTATTTTAAAGTGGATGTATCGTATGCAATCAATAAAAATTTGCGTGAAACCATTGATGATGGTAAAATAGATTTGTTTGGCGATAATGGTTTGGGCTTTGATATGGGTTTTACTTATCGATATAAACCAGAGGGATCAGTGAATATTCCGTATAAATACAAATTAGGTTTCCTTGTAGGCGATTGGGGCTATGTAAAGCATAAGGATGATGTTCGTCGTTCTACTTTTAGGGTTGCTATTGACGATGTGCCTTATTCTCGTTTTTCGGGTGTTGAAAGTATCGAAGCCTTGGTTGATTCACTTCAAAAATCGGTTTCTATTGAAGAGATTAATAGTAAGGCATACACAATGAAGCTACCTACTAATTTTGTTTTGTCTGGCGATTATTGTTTTCATCCCAATTGGTATGTCAATGGACTGCTTTCATATCAGCCAGGATTTTATCATAACCTGTTAAGTGTTGTTAATCGAAATATTTGGAAAGTAAATATTACCCCACGGTTCGAAAACAAAACGTGGGGTGCATACTTACCTATAACTTACAGTTCAATTGCTTCAAAAGTTGGATTGTCACTCCGGTGGAAGTATCTGTTTATGGGCTCCAGTACTTTTGTAAGTAACCTTATTAAGGAAGAAAAGGGTAGGGGTGAGTTTTATTTTGGATTTAATATTCCCATAGGAAAATTAGATGTTAGTAAATAG